Proteins encoded by one window of Deltaproteobacteria bacterium:
- the nadC gene encoding carboxylating nicotinate-nucleotide diphosphorylase translates to MESSRQIKDIIKTAVKEDIGSGDITTNAILKAGGRGSAEIIAKENLIIAGLSAAEEVFRQIDKTAVFKPLAKDGKKVKKGQCIAEVKGNLKTLLTGERAALNFLQHLSGIATLTHQFADKVKDYDVKILDTRKTAPGLRILEKYAVRCGGGFNHRFGLYDAILIKDNHIAAAGGIKNAILLARKNAPKKKIEVEVKDFKELKEAIESKVDIIMLDNMKPSQIKRAVSLIRLTSHPSHLTLIEASGGINLKNAREIAKTGVDFISVGALTHSARAVDISMKVKRYNPKSNLGFWV, encoded by the coding sequence ATGGAATCCTCCAGACAAATTAAAGATATTATAAAGACTGCTGTCAAAGAGGACATTGGTTCAGGGGATATAACTACAAATGCAATCTTAAAAGCAGGGGGCAGGGGAAGTGCTGAAATAATTGCAAAGGAAAATCTTATTATTGCAGGACTGTCTGCTGCAGAAGAGGTTTTCAGGCAGATTGATAAGACCGCAGTTTTCAAACCCCTTGCAAAAGACGGCAAAAAGGTAAAAAAGGGACAGTGTATTGCAGAGGTGAAAGGCAATCTAAAAACGCTTCTTACAGGCGAGCGGGCGGCGCTCAATTTTCTACAGCACCTATCAGGCATAGCAACATTAACACACCAGTTTGCAGATAAGGTAAAAGACTATGATGTAAAGATTCTGGATACAAGAAAGACAGCGCCGGGACTAAGAATCCTTGAAAAATATGCTGTCCGATGCGGGGGTGGTTTTAACCACAGGTTTGGGCTTTATGATGCGATACTTATAAAAGACAACCACATTGCAGCAGCAGGCGGAATAAAAAATGCTATTCTACTAGCAAGAAAAAATGCCCCAAAGAAAAAGATAGAGGTTGAGGTTAAAGATTTTAAAGAATTGAAAGAGGCAATTGAATCAAAGGTTGATATAATCATGCTGGATAATATGAAACCATCTCAAATAAAAAGGGCGGTATCCCTTATTCGTCTCACATCTCACCCCTCACATCTTACTCTTATAGAGGCATCAGGCGGTATAAATCTAAAAAATGCTAGAGAAATAGCAAAAACAGGTGTTGACTTCATTTCAGTCGGCGCGCTAACCCATTCAGCAAGGGCAGTGGATATAAGTATGAAGGTAAAAAGATATAACCCAAAATCCAATTTAGGATTTTGGGTATAA
- a CDS encoding LysR family transcriptional regulator: protein MELKFIEIFYRVVEERGFSNAANALFLTQPTISSHIKTLEDEVGLQLLDRLGRDVVPTKAGEVLYKYAKEIINLKTGALQAISEFKGTIKGKLMIGGSTIPGEYILPEYIAKFKNSHPEITVSLKIGDTQKITDMVSDGSVEIAVVGAKPDNERFDCRQFLEDKIVLAASQKHFKHIKKEIDINEFKKLPLVIREKGSGTQRSVEGYLKRQGVNPDELNIAAEVSSTEGLKQSVKTGMGAAFLSRFAIKEVVPCKTLREITVKGLEIPRHFYIITNKARVLSPICQSFIKTLWNPPDKLKIL from the coding sequence ATGGAACTTAAATTTATTGAAATCTTCTATCGGGTTGTGGAAGAGAGGGGTTTTTCAAATGCCGCGAATGCACTTTTTTTAACACAGCCTACAATCAGCAGTCATATTAAAACACTTGAGGATGAAGTAGGTTTACAACTCCTTGACCGTCTTGGCAGGGATGTTGTTCCTACAAAGGCTGGGGAGGTGTTGTATAAATATGCAAAGGAGATTATAAACCTTAAAACAGGTGCGCTGCAGGCAATCAGTGAATTCAAAGGGACAATAAAAGGCAAACTCATGATTGGAGGCAGCACGATACCCGGAGAATATATCCTGCCTGAATATATCGCCAAATTTAAAAATAGCCATCCTGAAATCACAGTATCATTAAAGATTGGAGATACGCAGAAAATAACAGATATGGTTTCTGACGGGTCCGTAGAAATAGCCGTGGTTGGGGCAAAACCTGATAATGAAAGGTTTGACTGCAGGCAGTTTCTGGAAGATAAAATTGTTTTGGCTGCATCACAAAAACATTTCAAGCACATCAAAAAAGAGATAGATATAAATGAATTTAAAAAACTGCCTTTGGTGATAAGGGAAAAGGGTTCTGGCACACAAAGATCTGTGGAAGGATATTTAAAAAGGCAAGGGGTCAACCCTGATGAGTTAAATATAGCAGCAGAGGTTTCATCTACAGAAGGTTTAAAACAATCTGTAAAAACAGGTATGGGCGCTGCATTTTTATCCCGATTTGCCATTAAAGAAGTGGTGCCGTGCAAAACATTAAGGGAAATCACGGTAAAGGGACTAGAGATACCAAGACATTTCTATATTATAACTAACAAGGCAAGGGTGCTATCCCCTATCTGCCAATCATTTATAAAGACCTTATGGAATCCTCCAGACAAATTAAAGATATTATAA